A portion of the Drosophila innubila isolate TH190305 chromosome 3L unlocalized genomic scaffold, UK_Dinn_1.0 0_D_3L, whole genome shotgun sequence genome contains these proteins:
- the LOC117787807 gene encoding NADH dehydrogenase [ubiquinone] iron-sulfur protein 3, mitochondrial, producing MAALIRNLSARIATAALSARHVVPAGTAALRLASTAAVDAKAPEKPTVRKPDAAARTSLSDFGRYVAECMPKYVQKVQLTAGDELEVLIAPEGVVPVLQFLKDHHQAQFTNLIDIAGMDVPCRKYRFEVIYNLLSLRFNARIRVKTYTDELTPLDSACEVHKAANWYEREIWDMYGVFFANHPDLRRILTDYGFEGHPQRRDFPLSGYVELRYDDEKKRVVCEPLELAQEFRKFDLSAPWEQFPNFRNANPPSEALDAPAEKKK from the exons ATGGCAGCATTAATTCGGAATCTGAGTGCCAGAATTGCTACGGCCGCTTTGTCGGCCAGGCATG TGGTACCCGCTGGAACAGCTGCTCTGCGATTGGCAAGCACGGCGGCCGTTGATGCCAAAGCACCAGAGAAAC CTACTGTGCGCAAACCAGACGCTGCAGCTCGTACCAGTCTATCGGATTTTGGTCGCTATGTAGCCGAGTGTATGCCAAAGTACGTGCAAAAGGTTCAACTGACCGCTGGGGATGAACTGGAGGTGCTGATTGCACCGGAGGGTGTTGTGCCCGTGCTGCAGTTCCTGAAGGATCATCATCAGGCGCAGTTTACCAATTTGATAGATATTGCCGGCATGGATGTTCCGTGTCGCAAATATCGATTTGaggttatttataatttgttgtcgCTGCGCTTCAACGCCCGTATTCGCGTCAAGACATACACGGATGAGCTGACTCCTCTGGATTCAGCTTGTGAAGTGCACAAGGCGGCCAACTGGTATGAGCGTGAGATTTGGGACATGTATGGTGTCTTCTTTGCCAATCATCCGGATCTGCGTCGCATCCTAACCGATTACGGCTTCGAGGGACATCCACAACGTCGTGACTTCCCGTTGTCCGGTTATGTTGAGCTGCGCTATGACGATGAGAAAAAGCGTGTTGTCTGTGAGCCTTTGGAGTTGGCACAAGAGTTCCGCAAATTCGATTTGTCGGCACCGTGGGAACAGTTCCCCAACTTCCGGAATGCTAATCCTCCATCGGAGGCACTTGATGCTCCCGcagaaaagaagaaataa